In a single window of the Agromyces sp. H17E-10 genome:
- the dnaN gene encoding DNA polymerase III subunit beta — MKFQVNRDVFSEAVSFAVKLLPQRTTLPILSGVLIQANADGLVLSSFDYEVSSQTEIQADVEEPGTVLVSGRLLAEIAGRLPNAPVRVATEESRISVSCGSASFTLLSMPVEEYPSIPEIGEQSGLVPAEEFAAAVAQVAVAASRDDVTPVITGVQLEVRENSLGLVATDRYRVAVREIDWDGGSVAGAGDAEAVTALVPARTLQEVGKTFGHSGNISVAITSRDDRELIAFSADKKTVTSLLIKGNFPPVRRLFPDTVDNYAVMNTADLIEATRRVALVLEREAALRYSFSADGLTLEAIGSEQAQASESIDAILTGDDTVVSLKPQFLLDGLGAVHSEYVRISFTKTENPNKPGPVLITSQTSREQAGSDSYRYLLQPNLLLR, encoded by the coding sequence GTGAAGTTCCAGGTCAATCGCGACGTCTTCAGTGAGGCCGTTTCCTTCGCCGTCAAGCTGCTGCCGCAGCGCACCACGCTGCCGATCCTGTCGGGCGTGCTGATCCAGGCGAACGCCGACGGCCTCGTGCTCTCCTCCTTCGACTACGAGGTGTCCTCGCAGACCGAGATCCAGGCCGACGTCGAGGAGCCCGGCACCGTGCTCGTCTCCGGCCGCCTCCTCGCCGAGATCGCCGGCCGCCTGCCGAACGCGCCCGTGCGCGTCGCGACCGAAGAGAGCCGCATCTCGGTGAGCTGCGGCTCGGCGAGCTTCACCCTGCTGTCGATGCCCGTCGAGGAGTATCCGTCCATCCCCGAGATCGGCGAGCAGTCGGGTCTCGTTCCGGCCGAGGAGTTCGCGGCCGCCGTCGCGCAGGTCGCCGTCGCGGCGTCGCGCGACGACGTCACCCCCGTCATCACCGGCGTGCAGCTCGAGGTGCGCGAGAACAGCCTCGGGCTCGTCGCGACCGACCGCTACCGCGTCGCCGTGCGCGAGATCGACTGGGACGGCGGCAGCGTCGCCGGCGCGGGCGACGCCGAAGCCGTCACCGCCCTCGTCCCGGCGCGCACTCTGCAAGAGGTCGGCAAGACCTTCGGCCACTCGGGCAACATCTCGGTCGCGATCACGAGCCGCGACGACCGCGAGCTCATCGCCTTCAGCGCCGACAAGAAGACCGTCACGTCGCTGCTCATCAAGGGCAACTTCCCGCCCGTGCGCCGGCTCTTCCCCGACACGGTCGACAACTACGCGGTCATGAACACCGCTGACCTGATCGAGGCGACCCGTCGTGTCGCGCTCGTCCTCGAGCGCGAGGCCGCCCTGCGCTACAGCTTCTCCGCCGACGGGCTCACCCTCGAGGCGATCGGCTCCGAGCAGGCCCAGGCATCGGAATCGATCGACGCGATCCTCACGGGCGACGACACGGTCGTGTCGTTGAAGCCGCAGTTCCTGCTCGACGGCCTCGGCGCCGTGCACTCGGAGTACGTGCGCATCTCGTTCACGAAGACCGAGAACCCGAACAAGCCGGGCCCGGTGCTCATCACGAGCCAGACCTCGCGCGAACAGGCCGGCTCCGACAGCTACCGCTACCTGCTGCAGCCCAACCTGCTGCTGCGCTGA
- the dnaA gene encoding chromosomal replication initiator protein DnaA: MTEQPISETWATILDRLSDDDAITPMLQGFLNLVEPKGIAAGTFYLEVPNDFTASMLNQRMRVSLLSAMSTVEAPSPVTSFYVVVNPELEEVRAAAEQQAGYATEPDPVELPASPQSVFENTSPVTPRDTRLNPKYSFDSFVIGQSNRFAHAAAVAVAEAPAKAYNPLFIYGDSGLGKTHLLHAIGHYAMSLYPGIRVRYVSSEEFTNDFINSIANNRGSLFQQRYRNIDILLIDDIQFLQGKAETQEAFFHTFNQLHDHNKQVVITSDVPPKHLTGFEDRMRSRFEWGLITDVQAPDLETRIAILRKKAQSDRLQVPDDILEYMASKVSSNIRELEGTLIRVTAFASLNRTPVDMPLVQTVLKDLITDDSDNVVAPVDIITATADYFKLTVDDLYGSSRSQAVATARQIAMYLCRELTNLSLPKIGQLFGNRDHTTVMYANKKISELMKERRSIYNQVTELTARIKQTTRYR, translated from the coding sequence ATGACCGAACAGCCCATTTCCGAGACGTGGGCGACGATCCTCGATCGACTGTCGGACGACGACGCGATCACCCCGATGCTCCAGGGCTTCCTCAACCTGGTCGAACCGAAGGGCATCGCCGCCGGCACCTTCTACCTCGAGGTGCCGAACGACTTCACCGCGAGCATGCTCAACCAGCGCATGCGGGTCTCGCTCCTCTCGGCCATGAGCACGGTCGAGGCACCGTCGCCCGTGACCTCCTTCTACGTCGTCGTGAACCCCGAGCTCGAAGAGGTGCGCGCGGCCGCCGAGCAGCAGGCCGGCTACGCGACCGAGCCCGACCCCGTCGAGCTGCCGGCATCGCCGCAGTCGGTGTTCGAGAACACGAGCCCGGTCACGCCGCGCGATACGCGGCTGAACCCGAAGTACTCGTTCGACAGCTTCGTCATCGGCCAGTCGAACCGGTTCGCGCATGCCGCCGCGGTCGCCGTGGCCGAGGCGCCGGCCAAGGCGTACAACCCGCTCTTCATCTACGGCGACTCGGGTCTCGGCAAGACGCACCTCCTGCACGCCATCGGCCACTACGCGATGAGCCTCTATCCGGGCATCCGCGTCAGGTACGTCTCCTCCGAGGAGTTCACGAACGACTTCATCAACTCGATCGCGAACAACCGCGGCTCCCTCTTCCAGCAGCGGTACCGCAACATCGACATCCTGCTGATCGACGACATCCAGTTCCTGCAGGGCAAGGCCGAGACGCAGGAGGCGTTCTTCCACACCTTCAACCAGCTGCACGACCACAACAAGCAGGTCGTGATCACGAGCGATGTGCCGCCGAAGCACCTCACGGGCTTCGAGGACCGCATGCGCAGCCGGTTCGAGTGGGGCCTCATCACCGACGTCCAGGCGCCCGACCTCGAGACGCGCATCGCGATCCTCCGCAAGAAGGCGCAGTCCGACCGACTGCAGGTGCCCGACGACATCCTCGAGTACATGGCGTCCAAGGTCTCCTCGAACATCCGCGAGCTCGAGGGCACGCTCATCCGCGTCACGGCGTTCGCGAGCCTCAACCGCACGCCCGTCGACATGCCGCTCGTGCAGACGGTGCTCAAAGACCTGATCACGGATGACTCGGACAACGTGGTGGCACCGGTCGACATCATCACGGCGACGGCGGACTACTTCAAGCTCACCGTCGACGACCTCTACGGCTCGAGCCGTTCGCAGGCGGTCGCGACGGCACGCCAGATCGCGATGTACCTCTGCCGCGAGCTCACGAACCTCTCGCTGCCGAAGATCGGGCAGCTCTTCGGCAACCGCGACCACACGACGGTGATGTACGCGAACAAGAAGATCTCGGAGCTCATGAAGGAGCGCCGCTCGATCTACAACCAGGTGACCGAGCTCACCGCGCGCATCAAGCAGACGACGCGCTACCGCTGA
- the rpmH gene encoding 50S ribosomal protein L34, whose protein sequence is MSKRTFQPNNRRRAKKHGFRLRMRTRAGRAILSARRAKGRTELSA, encoded by the coding sequence ATGAGCAAGCGTACGTTCCAGCCGAACAACCGTCGTCGCGCCAAGAAGCACGGCTTCCGCCTTCGCATGCGCACCCGTGCGGGCCGTGCCATCCTGTCGGCACGCCGCGCCAAGGGCCGCACCGAGCTCTCCGCGTAA
- the rnpA gene encoding ribonuclease P protein component gives MLAKANRITSADDYRVIVRRGAKVAGAHTVSYMRSRESGTDARFGFIVSKKVGGAVRRNLVRRRLKAACYEVLGDGFAGTDIVVRALPSAADADWAALRADVVRAVEKRRARTTSTKQQQGGSHA, from the coding sequence GTGCTCGCCAAAGCCAATCGCATCACGAGCGCCGACGACTACCGAGTCATCGTGCGCCGCGGTGCGAAGGTCGCCGGTGCCCACACCGTGAGCTACATGCGTTCACGGGAGTCGGGCACCGACGCGCGCTTCGGCTTCATCGTCTCGAAGAAGGTCGGCGGCGCGGTGCGCCGCAACCTCGTGCGACGTCGCCTCAAGGCGGCGTGCTACGAGGTGCTCGGCGACGGCTTCGCAGGCACCGACATCGTGGTGCGGGCACTGCCCTCGGCGGCCGACGCCGATTGGGCGGCATTGAGGGCCGACGTGGTCCGGGCGGTCGAGAAGCGCCGTGCGCGTACGACGTCGACGAAACAGCAACAGGGCGGGTCGCATGCGTGA
- the yidD gene encoding membrane protein insertion efficiency factor YidD translates to MRDLALFVVLIPRNLGVLLIRGYRKLISPLYGDVCRYYPTCSAYGLGSVQQRGLVIGSVLTAWRILRCNPWSPGGIDDVRPARHDRYRVTRFGWVLPAGYVKADASAPTPHNHHGSHAGHEASFEFSAQRMPAAAAAMISSPSPSRKD, encoded by the coding sequence ATGCGTGACCTCGCCCTTTTCGTCGTACTCATCCCCCGTAACCTCGGGGTCCTCCTGATCCGCGGTTACCGCAAGCTCATCTCTCCGCTCTACGGCGACGTGTGCCGCTACTACCCGACCTGCTCGGCCTACGGGCTCGGATCGGTGCAGCAGCGCGGGCTCGTCATCGGCTCGGTGCTGACCGCGTGGCGCATCCTGCGCTGCAACCCCTGGTCGCCCGGCGGCATCGACGATGTCCGGCCCGCTCGCCACGATCGCTATCGCGTGACCCGATTCGGCTGGGTGCTCCCGGCCGGGTATGTGAAGGCGGATGCCTCGGCGCCGACGCCGCACAACCATCACGGGTCGCACGCCGGCCACGAGGCATCCTTCGAATTCTCGGCGCAGCGGATGCCCGCCGCAGCAGCCGCCATGATCTCCTCCCCCAGCCCGTCCCGAAAGGACTGA
- the yidC gene encoding membrane protein insertase YidC, whose product MDLISLVLWPIKWAVELILVAFHSFWDFLGMDPNAGVTWVLSIVGLVLVVRAALIPIFVRQIKSQRRMLEVAPQLKKIQDKYKGKKDQLSREAMSRETMELYKKTGTNPLSSCLPLLLQMPIFFALFSVLNDAQHDKAGVGLLTQELANSFANSEFLGAPLNSTFIQQWNLMIAGDPFSVNTMIIALSMIVLMTASQFITQLQIVSKNMSPETKASPMFRQQRILLYLLPLVFAFSGVAFPLGVMFYWLVSNFWTMGQQFVVIRNMPTPGSEAAKAREARLAKKGKLVVEDKGDSTTVVVEEKKSQRQQPMSKSRAKKQGK is encoded by the coding sequence ATGGATCTCATCAGCCTGGTTCTCTGGCCCATCAAATGGGCCGTCGAGCTGATCCTCGTCGCCTTCCACTCCTTCTGGGACTTCCTCGGGATGGACCCGAACGCGGGCGTCACCTGGGTGCTCTCGATCGTCGGCCTCGTGCTCGTGGTCCGCGCGGCCCTCATCCCGATCTTCGTCCGGCAGATCAAGAGCCAGCGCCGCATGCTCGAAGTGGCGCCGCAGCTCAAGAAGATCCAGGACAAGTACAAGGGCAAGAAGGACCAGCTCTCTCGCGAGGCGATGTCGCGCGAGACCATGGAGCTCTACAAGAAGACGGGCACCAACCCGCTCTCGTCGTGCCTGCCGCTGCTGCTGCAGATGCCGATCTTCTTCGCCCTGTTCTCGGTGCTCAACGACGCACAGCACGACAAGGCCGGCGTCGGCCTGCTCACGCAGGAGCTCGCCAACTCGTTCGCGAACTCCGAGTTCCTCGGCGCTCCGCTGAACTCGACGTTCATCCAGCAGTGGAACCTCATGATCGCGGGCGATCCGTTCAGCGTGAACACGATGATCATCGCCCTGTCGATGATCGTGCTCATGACCGCATCGCAGTTCATCACCCAGCTGCAGATCGTCTCGAAGAACATGTCGCCCGAGACCAAGGCGAGCCCGATGTTCCGGCAGCAGCGCATCCTCCTCTACCTGCTCCCCCTCGTGTTCGCGTTCTCGGGTGTCGCCTTCCCGCTCGGCGTCATGTTCTACTGGCTCGTCTCGAACTTCTGGACCATGGGTCAGCAGTTCGTGGTCATCCGCAACATGCCCACGCCCGGCAGTGAGGCCGCGAAGGCCCGCGAGGCGCGTCTTGCCAAGAAGGGCAAGCTCGTGGTCGAGGACAAGGGCGACTCGACGACCGTCGTCGTGGAAGAGAAGAAGTCGCAGCGGCAGCAGCCGATGAGCAAGTCGCGCGCCAAGAAGCAGGGAAAGTAA